The following proteins are co-located in the Triticum aestivum cultivar Chinese Spring chromosome 1A, IWGSC CS RefSeq v2.1, whole genome shotgun sequence genome:
- the LOC123047247 gene encoding uncharacterized protein isoform X2, producing MARGPVAAHTQGTVEAAVGLVRGRGRGRGCSASRRGRATGRGGSNIGRAPVSDHVAACRVPDAGAEPLDRRRGVSRRVPAAGAQPIARRGRGARQVPAAGRGAMPRPSGRGVRGHVPGRGADSGNAAAAVVPGRVADPGFTASPRRAVVPGIAICYVPHQPVGCPPRSRTSDGWFPFLSSTVAAVNRRKQKMCVEFRRARYEEHVVDGPLPKDWHGFSVYVSSEVTGVDCNRWKRWKVSIKLQRPGCEEIVVQGPVPKDWQGFSVKFAESLKDRPYYGPPDFLCQYCGASLWFAECSKSRSSWTQRKMVYNRYCKGAKVYIPPFKNPPAYLRELLRFDGTSRAKNSSRLYVSTTVCSLSLRLVLLLNARLVAVVDLRFLRSVVKCLIVLVRWCLAVMIHLSVLSCVYMTQLMRLDIG from the exons ATGGCCCGTGGTCCAGTTGCGGCTCATACTCAAGGCACGGTCGAGGCTGCTGTTGGGTTGGTACGTGGTCGTGGCCGTGGCCGTGGGTGTTCTGCTAGTCGTCGTGGACGAGCCACTGGCCGTGGAGGTTCTAATATAGGGCGTGCCCCTGTTTCTGATCATGTCGCTGCTTGCCGGGTGCCTGACGCTGGAGCTGAGCCTCTTGACAGGCGTAGGGGTGTGAGTCGGCGGGTGCCTGCTGCTGGAGCTCAGCCTATCGCCAGGCGTGGGCGTGGCGCTCGGCAGGTGCCTGCCGCTGGGCGTGGCGCCATGCCTCGGCCAAGTGGTAGGGGTGTTCGTGGCCATGTCCCTGGTCGTGGTGCTGATTCTGGGAATGCAGCCGCTGCTGTTGTCCCTGGTCGGGTTGCTGATCCTGGGTTCACCGCCTCTCCTAGGCGTGCGGTGGTCCCTGGGATTGCTATATGTTACGTGCCACATCAGCCTGTTGGGTGTCCTCCTCGAAGCCGTACAA GTGATGGCTGGTTCCCTTTTCTGAGCTCGACCGTGGCTGCGGTAAATCGTAGAAAACAGAAAATGTGCGTTGAGTTTCGGCGCGCTCGATATGAAG AACATGTCGTTGATGGGCCTTTGCCGAAGGATTGGCATGGTTTCTCGGTTTATGTGAGTTCGGAGGTGACTGGGGTAGACTGCAACAGATGGAAAAGATGGAAAGTGTCGATTAAATTGCAACGTCCTGGATGTGAAG AGATTGTTGTCCAAGGGCCTGTGCCGAAGGATTGGCAAGGTTTCTCGGTCAAGTTTGCCGAGTCCCTTAAAG ATAGGCCGTACTACGGCCCTCCGGATTTCTTGTGCCAATACTGTGGTGCCTCCTTATGGTTTGCTGAGTGTTCAAAGTCTAGGTCATCCTGGACACAACGTAAGATGGTTTATAATCGCTATTGTAAAGGCGCTAAGGTATATATTCCTCCCTTTAAGAATCCCCCGGCCTATCTTCGTGAGCTCCTTCGATTCGATGGTACTTCTCGTGCTAAAAATTCATCCAGACTATACGTGAGTACAACTGTATGTTCGCTTTCACTTCGATTGGTGCTACTATTGAACGCTCGTTTGGTGGCAGTCGTGGACCTAAGATTTTTAAGATCAGTGGTCAAGTGTCTCATCGTATTGGTTCGTTGGTGCCTAGCAGTGATGATACACCTAAGTGTGCTGAGTTGTGTATACATGACGCAGCTAATGAGATTAGACATAGGATGA
- the LOC123047247 gene encoding uncharacterized protein isoform X1 → MARGPVAAHTQGTVEAAVGLVRGRGRGRGCSASRRGRATGRGGSNIGRAPVSDHVAACRVPDAGAEPLDRRRGVSRRVPAAGAQPIARRGRGARQVPAAGRGAMPRPSGRGVRGHVPGRGADSGNAAAAVVPGRVADPGFTASPRRAVVPGIAICYVPHQPVGCPPRSRTSDGWFPFLSSTVAAVNRRKQKMCVEFRRARYEEHVVDGPLPKDWHGFSVYVSSEVTGVDCNRWKRWKVSIKLQRPGCEEIVVQGPVPKDWQGFSVKFAESLKACYADRPYYGPPDFLCQYCGASLWFAECSKSRSSWTQRKMVYNRYCKGAKVYIPPFKNPPAYLRELLRFDGTSRAKNSSRLYVSTTVCSLSLRLVLLLNARLVAVVDLRFLRSVVKCLIVLVRWCLAVMIHLSVLSCVYMTQLMRLDIG, encoded by the exons ATGGCCCGTGGTCCAGTTGCGGCTCATACTCAAGGCACGGTCGAGGCTGCTGTTGGGTTGGTACGTGGTCGTGGCCGTGGCCGTGGGTGTTCTGCTAGTCGTCGTGGACGAGCCACTGGCCGTGGAGGTTCTAATATAGGGCGTGCCCCTGTTTCTGATCATGTCGCTGCTTGCCGGGTGCCTGACGCTGGAGCTGAGCCTCTTGACAGGCGTAGGGGTGTGAGTCGGCGGGTGCCTGCTGCTGGAGCTCAGCCTATCGCCAGGCGTGGGCGTGGCGCTCGGCAGGTGCCTGCCGCTGGGCGTGGCGCCATGCCTCGGCCAAGTGGTAGGGGTGTTCGTGGCCATGTCCCTGGTCGTGGTGCTGATTCTGGGAATGCAGCCGCTGCTGTTGTCCCTGGTCGGGTTGCTGATCCTGGGTTCACCGCCTCTCCTAGGCGTGCGGTGGTCCCTGGGATTGCTATATGTTACGTGCCACATCAGCCTGTTGGGTGTCCTCCTCGAAGCCGTACAA GTGATGGCTGGTTCCCTTTTCTGAGCTCGACCGTGGCTGCGGTAAATCGTAGAAAACAGAAAATGTGCGTTGAGTTTCGGCGCGCTCGATATGAAG AACATGTCGTTGATGGGCCTTTGCCGAAGGATTGGCATGGTTTCTCGGTTTATGTGAGTTCGGAGGTGACTGGGGTAGACTGCAACAGATGGAAAAGATGGAAAGTGTCGATTAAATTGCAACGTCCTGGATGTGAAG AGATTGTTGTCCAAGGGCCTGTGCCGAAGGATTGGCAAGGTTTCTCGGTCAAGTTTGCCGAGTCCCTTAAAG CTTGCTATGCAGATAGGCCGTACTACGGCCCTCCGGATTTCTTGTGCCAATACTGTGGTGCCTCCTTATGGTTTGCTGAGTGTTCAAAGTCTAGGTCATCCTGGACACAACGTAAGATGGTTTATAATCGCTATTGTAAAGGCGCTAAGGTATATATTCCTCCCTTTAAGAATCCCCCGGCCTATCTTCGTGAGCTCCTTCGATTCGATGGTACTTCTCGTGCTAAAAATTCATCCAGACTATACGTGAGTACAACTGTATGTTCGCTTTCACTTCGATTGGTGCTACTATTGAACGCTCGTTTGGTGGCAGTCGTGGACCTAAGATTTTTAAGATCAGTGGTCAAGTGTCTCATCGTATTGGTTCGTTGGTGCCTAGCAGTGATGATACACCTAAGTGTGCTGAGTTGTGTATACATGACGCAGCTAATGAGATTAGACATAGGATGA
- the LOC123047247 gene encoding uncharacterized protein isoform X4 translates to MARGPVAAHTQGTVEAAVGLVRGRGRGRGCSASRRGRATGRGGSNIGRAPVSDHVAACRVPDAGAEPLDRRRGVSRRVPAAGAQPIARRGRGARQVPAAGRGAMPRPSGRGVRGHVPGRGADSGNAAAAVVPGRVADPGFTASPRRAVVPGIAICYVPHQPVGCPPRSRTSDGWFPFLSSTVAAVNRRKQKMCVEFRRARYEEHVVDGPLPKDWHGFSVYVSSEVTGVDCNRWKRWKVSIKLQRPGCEEIVVQGPVPKDWQGFSVKFAESLKACYADRPYYGPPDFLCQYCGASLWFAECSKSRSSWTQRKMVYNRYCKGAKCFIPLSSRSGDCLTCIYLSGGEGVTMAMTDL, encoded by the exons ATGGCCCGTGGTCCAGTTGCGGCTCATACTCAAGGCACGGTCGAGGCTGCTGTTGGGTTGGTACGTGGTCGTGGCCGTGGCCGTGGGTGTTCTGCTAGTCGTCGTGGACGAGCCACTGGCCGTGGAGGTTCTAATATAGGGCGTGCCCCTGTTTCTGATCATGTCGCTGCTTGCCGGGTGCCTGACGCTGGAGCTGAGCCTCTTGACAGGCGTAGGGGTGTGAGTCGGCGGGTGCCTGCTGCTGGAGCTCAGCCTATCGCCAGGCGTGGGCGTGGCGCTCGGCAGGTGCCTGCCGCTGGGCGTGGCGCCATGCCTCGGCCAAGTGGTAGGGGTGTTCGTGGCCATGTCCCTGGTCGTGGTGCTGATTCTGGGAATGCAGCCGCTGCTGTTGTCCCTGGTCGGGTTGCTGATCCTGGGTTCACCGCCTCTCCTAGGCGTGCGGTGGTCCCTGGGATTGCTATATGTTACGTGCCACATCAGCCTGTTGGGTGTCCTCCTCGAAGCCGTACAA GTGATGGCTGGTTCCCTTTTCTGAGCTCGACCGTGGCTGCGGTAAATCGTAGAAAACAGAAAATGTGCGTTGAGTTTCGGCGCGCTCGATATGAAG AACATGTCGTTGATGGGCCTTTGCCGAAGGATTGGCATGGTTTCTCGGTTTATGTGAGTTCGGAGGTGACTGGGGTAGACTGCAACAGATGGAAAAGATGGAAAGTGTCGATTAAATTGCAACGTCCTGGATGTGAAG AGATTGTTGTCCAAGGGCCTGTGCCGAAGGATTGGCAAGGTTTCTCGGTCAAGTTTGCCGAGTCCCTTAAAG CTTGCTATGCAGATAGGCCGTACTACGGCCCTCCGGATTTCTTGTGCCAATACTGTGGTGCCTCCTTATGGTTTGCTGAGTGTTCAAAGTCTAGGTCATCCTGGACACAACGTAAGATGGTTTATAATCGCTATTGTAAAGGCGCTAAG TGTTTTATACCGTTGAGTTCCAGAAGTGGGGACTGCCTCACGTGCATATACTTGTCTGGTGGAGAGGGGGTAACG aTGGCGATGACTGATCTATAG
- the LOC123047247 gene encoding uncharacterized protein isoform X5, which translates to MARGPVAAHTQGTVEAAVGLVRGRGRGRGCSASRRGRATGRGGSNIGRAPVSDHVAACRVPDAGAEPLDRRRGVSRRVPAAGAQPIARRGRGARQVPAAGRGAMPRPSGRGVRGHVPGRGADSGNAAAAVVPGRVADPGFTASPRRAVVPGIAICYVPHQPVGCPPRSRTSDGWFPFLSSTVAAVNRRKQKMCVEFRRARYEEHVVDGPLPKDWHGFSVYVSSEVTGVDCNRWKRWKVSIKLQRPGCEEIVVQGPVPKDWQGFSVKFAESLKACYADRPYYGPPDFLCQYCGASLWFAECSKSRSSWTQRKMVYNRYCKGAKVRRLLIGRILLLGSIT; encoded by the exons ATGGCCCGTGGTCCAGTTGCGGCTCATACTCAAGGCACGGTCGAGGCTGCTGTTGGGTTGGTACGTGGTCGTGGCCGTGGCCGTGGGTGTTCTGCTAGTCGTCGTGGACGAGCCACTGGCCGTGGAGGTTCTAATATAGGGCGTGCCCCTGTTTCTGATCATGTCGCTGCTTGCCGGGTGCCTGACGCTGGAGCTGAGCCTCTTGACAGGCGTAGGGGTGTGAGTCGGCGGGTGCCTGCTGCTGGAGCTCAGCCTATCGCCAGGCGTGGGCGTGGCGCTCGGCAGGTGCCTGCCGCTGGGCGTGGCGCCATGCCTCGGCCAAGTGGTAGGGGTGTTCGTGGCCATGTCCCTGGTCGTGGTGCTGATTCTGGGAATGCAGCCGCTGCTGTTGTCCCTGGTCGGGTTGCTGATCCTGGGTTCACCGCCTCTCCTAGGCGTGCGGTGGTCCCTGGGATTGCTATATGTTACGTGCCACATCAGCCTGTTGGGTGTCCTCCTCGAAGCCGTACAA GTGATGGCTGGTTCCCTTTTCTGAGCTCGACCGTGGCTGCGGTAAATCGTAGAAAACAGAAAATGTGCGTTGAGTTTCGGCGCGCTCGATATGAAG AACATGTCGTTGATGGGCCTTTGCCGAAGGATTGGCATGGTTTCTCGGTTTATGTGAGTTCGGAGGTGACTGGGGTAGACTGCAACAGATGGAAAAGATGGAAAGTGTCGATTAAATTGCAACGTCCTGGATGTGAAG AGATTGTTGTCCAAGGGCCTGTGCCGAAGGATTGGCAAGGTTTCTCGGTCAAGTTTGCCGAGTCCCTTAAAG CTTGCTATGCAGATAGGCCGTACTACGGCCCTCCGGATTTCTTGTGCCAATACTGTGGTGCCTCCTTATGGTTTGCTGAGTGTTCAAAGTCTAGGTCATCCTGGACACAACGTAAGATGGTTTATAATCGCTATTGTAAAGGCGCTAAG GTCAGACGCCTTCTGATAGGGCGGATATTGTTGTTAGGGTCTATCACATGA
- the LOC123047247 gene encoding uncharacterized protein isoform X6, with protein sequence MARGPVAAHTQGTVEAAVGLVRGRGRGRGCSASRRGRATGRGGSNIGRAPVSDHVAACRVPDAGAEPLDRRRGVSRRVPAAGAQPIARRGRGARQVPAAGRGAMPRPSGRGVRGHVPGRGADSGNAAAAVVPGRVADPGFTASPRRAVVPGIAICYVPHQPVGCPPRSRTSDGWFPFLSSTVAAVNRRKQKMCVEFRRARYEEHVVDGPLPKDWHGFSVYVSSEVTGVDCNRWKRWKVSIKLQRPGCEEIVVQGPVPKDWQGFSVKFAESLKACYADRPYYGPPDFLCQYCGASLWFAECSKSRSSWTQRKMVYNRYCKGAKGLSHEAHRVLGRD encoded by the exons ATGGCCCGTGGTCCAGTTGCGGCTCATACTCAAGGCACGGTCGAGGCTGCTGTTGGGTTGGTACGTGGTCGTGGCCGTGGCCGTGGGTGTTCTGCTAGTCGTCGTGGACGAGCCACTGGCCGTGGAGGTTCTAATATAGGGCGTGCCCCTGTTTCTGATCATGTCGCTGCTTGCCGGGTGCCTGACGCTGGAGCTGAGCCTCTTGACAGGCGTAGGGGTGTGAGTCGGCGGGTGCCTGCTGCTGGAGCTCAGCCTATCGCCAGGCGTGGGCGTGGCGCTCGGCAGGTGCCTGCCGCTGGGCGTGGCGCCATGCCTCGGCCAAGTGGTAGGGGTGTTCGTGGCCATGTCCCTGGTCGTGGTGCTGATTCTGGGAATGCAGCCGCTGCTGTTGTCCCTGGTCGGGTTGCTGATCCTGGGTTCACCGCCTCTCCTAGGCGTGCGGTGGTCCCTGGGATTGCTATATGTTACGTGCCACATCAGCCTGTTGGGTGTCCTCCTCGAAGCCGTACAA GTGATGGCTGGTTCCCTTTTCTGAGCTCGACCGTGGCTGCGGTAAATCGTAGAAAACAGAAAATGTGCGTTGAGTTTCGGCGCGCTCGATATGAAG AACATGTCGTTGATGGGCCTTTGCCGAAGGATTGGCATGGTTTCTCGGTTTATGTGAGTTCGGAGGTGACTGGGGTAGACTGCAACAGATGGAAAAGATGGAAAGTGTCGATTAAATTGCAACGTCCTGGATGTGAAG AGATTGTTGTCCAAGGGCCTGTGCCGAAGGATTGGCAAGGTTTCTCGGTCAAGTTTGCCGAGTCCCTTAAAG CTTGCTATGCAGATAGGCCGTACTACGGCCCTCCGGATTTCTTGTGCCAATACTGTGGTGCCTCCTTATGGTTTGCTGAGTGTTCAAAGTCTAGGTCATCCTGGACACAACGTAAGATGGTTTATAATCGCTATTGTAAAGGCGCTAAG GGTCTATCACATGAAGCTCATCGAGTACTTGGACGAGATTAA
- the LOC123047247 gene encoding uncharacterized protein isoform X3, which produces MARGPVAAHTQGTVEAAVGLVRGRGRGRGCSASRRGRATGRGGSNIGRAPVSDHVAACRVPDAGAEPLDRRRGVSRRVPAAGAQPIARRGRGARQVPAAGRGAMPRPSGRGVRGHVPGRGADSGNAAAAVVPGRVADPGFTASPRRAVVPGIAICYVPHQPVGCPPRSRTSDGWFPFLSSTVAAVNRRKQKMCVEFRRARYEEHVVDGPLPKDWHGFSVYVSSEVTGVDCNRWKRWKVSIKLQRPGCEEIVVQGPVPKDWQGFSVKFAESLKACYADRPYYGPPDFLCQYCGASLWFAECSKSRSSWTQRKMVYNRYCKGAKCFIPLSSRSGDCLTCIYLSGGEGVTALLVGNKNLTIRVYVSRL; this is translated from the exons ATGGCCCGTGGTCCAGTTGCGGCTCATACTCAAGGCACGGTCGAGGCTGCTGTTGGGTTGGTACGTGGTCGTGGCCGTGGCCGTGGGTGTTCTGCTAGTCGTCGTGGACGAGCCACTGGCCGTGGAGGTTCTAATATAGGGCGTGCCCCTGTTTCTGATCATGTCGCTGCTTGCCGGGTGCCTGACGCTGGAGCTGAGCCTCTTGACAGGCGTAGGGGTGTGAGTCGGCGGGTGCCTGCTGCTGGAGCTCAGCCTATCGCCAGGCGTGGGCGTGGCGCTCGGCAGGTGCCTGCCGCTGGGCGTGGCGCCATGCCTCGGCCAAGTGGTAGGGGTGTTCGTGGCCATGTCCCTGGTCGTGGTGCTGATTCTGGGAATGCAGCCGCTGCTGTTGTCCCTGGTCGGGTTGCTGATCCTGGGTTCACCGCCTCTCCTAGGCGTGCGGTGGTCCCTGGGATTGCTATATGTTACGTGCCACATCAGCCTGTTGGGTGTCCTCCTCGAAGCCGTACAA GTGATGGCTGGTTCCCTTTTCTGAGCTCGACCGTGGCTGCGGTAAATCGTAGAAAACAGAAAATGTGCGTTGAGTTTCGGCGCGCTCGATATGAAG AACATGTCGTTGATGGGCCTTTGCCGAAGGATTGGCATGGTTTCTCGGTTTATGTGAGTTCGGAGGTGACTGGGGTAGACTGCAACAGATGGAAAAGATGGAAAGTGTCGATTAAATTGCAACGTCCTGGATGTGAAG AGATTGTTGTCCAAGGGCCTGTGCCGAAGGATTGGCAAGGTTTCTCGGTCAAGTTTGCCGAGTCCCTTAAAG CTTGCTATGCAGATAGGCCGTACTACGGCCCTCCGGATTTCTTGTGCCAATACTGTGGTGCCTCCTTATGGTTTGCTGAGTGTTCAAAGTCTAGGTCATCCTGGACACAACGTAAGATGGTTTATAATCGCTATTGTAAAGGCGCTAAG TGTTTTATACCGTTGAGTTCCAGAAGTGGGGACTGCCTCACGTGCATATACTTGTCTGGTGGAGAGGGGGTAACG GCTCTTCTTGTGGGGAACAAGAACCTGACCATCCGTGTGTATGTTTCGCGTCTGTAG